In Bacillus sp. DX3.1, the following proteins share a genomic window:
- a CDS encoding Cna B-type domain-containing protein, producing MYLKRITSIFSIIMIFMFTIGQSFLGIVANAQELNTAGLVDSFQIGKTNLQTTERTKVTVNFSEKNGLRLKSGDTLTLTLPPELKGLDREFPLDDYGTCKVTAGTVVCTFNDKVDAYENIKGYLNFYVEAANVGTDQKKEIETNFGTNVDKQSVTITGPSSGGTDPGKPPFFYKTGDMNSGKDNEVRWFLNINLNKEELSRDIVVTDNLQEGQTLNKDSFYIIIDDYLGRRSLTLQEFEKQRYGTITFTGDRSFKVVLYKDKARLASFSIGYTSTITEAGKKQEFFKNDYTIDYQVFHKDPVTESGSYPVENMTADGGAEGNEVPKGTLKIVKHIEGNKEKVIPNVSFKLYKESGEQVGGEYKTNEKGIVETPKLSPGKYYVQEVSAPDYIDFDPQTKVEFEIESDAENGVELPISNKVKTTSVTGTKTWKGDNAKDRPTMIKVDLLQNGKVIATQEVTEATGWKYEFKDLAAYDTDGNAYKYEVKEQPVDGYQTEVKGYDITNTKVVQTTKVEGTKTWKDGNATNRPAMIKVDLLQNGQVTATQEVTEATGWKYEFKDLVVNDADGKAYKYEVKEQPVDGYQTEVKGYDITNIKVDKTSVSGTKTWNDNNASDRPESIKVKLLQNGKEIDTKEVSKATEWKYEFKDLVAYDENGAAYKYEVKEQPVDGYESKVNGYDITNTKVGKTSVSGTKTWKGGTEEEHKAIKVDLLQNGTVIATQEVSKETGWKYEFKDLAAFDENGAAYKYEVKEQLVDGYKSEVNGYDITNTKVGETKVEGTKTWNDNNATDRPSTIKVDLLQNGKVVDTKEVTAATNWKYAFENLQAYDANGVAYEYTVKEQPVKGYKSEVKGYDITNTKVGQTKVEGTKTWKDDNAKDRPKMIKVDLLQNDQVIATQEVSKATDWKYEFKDLAAYDAEGKAYKYEVKEQTVDGYQTEIKGYDITNTKVGQTKVEGTKTWKDDNATDRPVMIKVDLLQNDQVIATQEVSEATGWKYEFKDLAAYDAEGKAYKYEVKEQPVDGYESKVNGYDITNTKVSKTKVEGTKMWKDDNAKDRPKAIKVDLLQNGQVIATQEVSKATDWKYEFKDLAAYDAEGKAYKYEVKEQAVDGYQTEVYGYDIMNTKVGQTKVEGTKTWKDDNAKDRPTMIKVDLLQNGQVIATQEVSEASGWKYEFKDLAAYDAEGKAYKYEVKEQPVNGYQSEVHGYDITNTKVSQTKVEGTKTWKDDNAKDRPAMIKVDLLQNGKVIATQEVNEATGWKYAFTDLAAYDAEGKAYKYEVKEQKVDGYQTEVNGYDITNTKVGQTKVEGTKTWKDDNAKDRPAMIKVDLLQNGKVLATQEVSEASDWKYEFKDLAAYDAEGKAYKYEVKEQSVDGYQTEVKGYDITNTKVGETKVEGTKTWKDDNAKDRPTMIKVDLLQNGQVVATQEVSEATGWKYEFKDLAAYDVEGKAYKYEVKEQKVDGYQTEVNGYDITNTKVGQTKVEGTKTWKDDNAKDRPAMIKVDLLQNGKVLATQEVSEASGWKYEFKDLAAYDAEGKAYKYEVKEQPVNGYQSEVHGYDITNTKVSQTKVEGTKTWKDDNAKDRPAMIKVDLLQNGKVLATQEVSEASGWKYEFKDLAAYDAEGKAYKYEVKEQPVNGYQSEVHGYDITNTKVGQTKVEGTKTWKDDNAKDRPAMIKVDLLQNGKVLATQEVSEASGWKYEFKDLAAYDAEGKAYKYEVKEQPVNGYQSEVHGYDITNTKVSQTKVEGTKTWKDDNAKDRPAMIKVDLLQNGKVIATQEVGEATGWKYAFTDLAAYDAEGKAYKYEVKEQPVDGYQSEVHGYDITNTKIKDETGVDPKDPKDPNTNNDSKVPPTEENDKPTSMLPNTGGTSAEMISIVAGMILFVLGGILFTRQRIK from the coding sequence ATGTATTTAAAAAGAATAACTTCGATTTTTTCGATTATAATGATTTTTATGTTTACTATAGGTCAGAGTTTTTTAGGTATAGTAGCAAATGCACAAGAGTTAAACACAGCAGGACTTGTGGATAGTTTTCAGATTGGTAAAACAAATCTACAGACCACAGAACGGACTAAAGTAACTGTAAACTTCAGTGAAAAAAATGGACTTAGGCTGAAGTCTGGAGACACACTAACATTAACGCTGCCTCCAGAATTAAAAGGATTAGATAGAGAGTTTCCATTAGATGACTATGGTACTTGTAAAGTCACTGCAGGTACTGTGGTATGTACATTTAATGATAAAGTAGATGCATATGAAAATATTAAAGGGTATTTAAACTTTTACGTGGAAGCTGCTAATGTAGGAACGGATCAAAAGAAAGAGATTGAAACCAATTTCGGTACAAATGTAGATAAGCAATCTGTAACAATTACCGGCCCAAGCAGTGGTGGTACAGATCCTGGAAAGCCACCGTTTTTTTATAAAACTGGTGATATGAACTCAGGTAAGGACAATGAAGTACGTTGGTTCTTGAATATAAACTTAAATAAAGAAGAGTTAAGTCGCGATATTGTTGTGACTGATAATTTACAGGAAGGTCAAACACTTAATAAGGATAGTTTCTATATAATTATTGATGATTATCTAGGTCGTCGATCTTTAACGCTACAAGAGTTTGAAAAGCAACGTTACGGAACGATTACCTTTACTGGTGACAGATCATTTAAAGTTGTGCTTTATAAGGATAAAGCACGTCTTGCCTCCTTTTCGATTGGTTATACATCTACTATAACGGAAGCCGGAAAGAAGCAAGAGTTTTTTAAGAATGATTATACGATTGATTACCAAGTTTTTCACAAAGACCCAGTTACTGAATCGGGTAGTTACCCAGTCGAAAATATGACAGCTGACGGTGGTGCTGAAGGTAACGAGGTTCCAAAAGGAACGCTAAAAATTGTTAAACATATTGAAGGAAATAAAGAAAAAGTAATCCCGAATGTTTCGTTTAAGTTGTATAAAGAGTCTGGTGAACAAGTTGGGGGCGAATATAAAACAAATGAAAAAGGGATAGTTGAAACTCCTAAATTATCACCAGGTAAATATTATGTGCAAGAGGTTTCAGCTCCAGACTATATTGATTTCGATCCTCAGACAAAAGTAGAGTTTGAAATAGAATCAGATGCTGAAAATGGAGTCGAATTGCCAATTTCCAATAAAGTGAAAACTACATCTGTTACAGGAACAAAGACGTGGAAAGGCGATAATGCGAAAGATCGTCCGACGATGATTAAGGTAGACTTACTACAAAATGGTAAAGTGATCGCAACACAAGAAGTAACAGAAGCAACAGGCTGGAAATATGAATTCAAAGACTTAGCGGCATATGATACAGACGGAAATGCATATAAGTATGAAGTAAAAGAACAACCAGTAGATGGATATCAAACAGAAGTAAAAGGTTATGACATTACAAATACAAAAGTGGTACAAACAACAAAAGTAGAAGGAACGAAGACGTGGAAGGACGGAAACGCAACAAATCGTCCGGCAATGATCAAAGTAGACTTACTACAAAATGGCCAAGTGACCGCAACACAAGAAGTAACAGAAGCAACAGGCTGGAAGTATGAATTCAAAGATTTAGTGGTAAACGATGCAGACGGAAAAGCATATAAATATGAAGTGAAAGAACAACCGGTAGATGGATATCAAACAGAAGTAAAAGGTTATGACATCACGAATATAAAAGTAGACAAGACATCAGTTTCAGGAACGAAGACTTGGAACGATAACAATGCATCAGATCGCCCAGAGTCAATCAAAGTAAAATTACTACAAAATGGAAAAGAGATTGACACGAAAGAAGTAAGCAAGGCAACAGAGTGGAAGTATGAGTTTAAAGATTTAGTGGCATATGATGAAAATGGAGCAGCTTACAAGTATGAAGTGAAAGAACAACCAGTAGACGGATACGAATCAAAAGTAAATGGTTATGACATCACGAATACAAAAGTAGGTAAGACATCAGTTTCAGGAACGAAGACCTGGAAAGGTGGCACAGAGGAAGAGCATAAAGCCATCAAAGTAGACTTACTACAAAACGGTACAGTGATTGCGACACAAGAAGTAAGCAAAGAAACAGGCTGGAAGTATGAATTTAAAGATTTAGCAGCGTTTGATGAAAATGGAGCAGCTTACAAGTATGAAGTGAAAGAACAACTGGTAGACGGATACAAATCTGAGGTGAACGGTTATGACATCACAAATACAAAAGTAGGCGAAACGAAAGTAGAAGGAACAAAGACTTGGAACGATAACAACGCAACAGATCGTCCAAGCACGATTAAAGTAGATTTACTACAAAACGGTAAAGTAGTAGACACAAAAGAAGTAACAGCAGCAACAAATTGGAAGTATGCATTTGAAAACCTACAAGCATACGATGCAAACGGAGTAGCTTACGAGTATACAGTGAAAGAACAACCAGTAAAAGGATATAAATCGGAAGTCAAAGGTTATGACATCACAAATACAAAAGTAGGCCAAACAAAAGTAGAAGGAACGAAAACATGGAAAGACGATAATGCGAAAGATCGTCCGAAGATGATTAAAGTAGACTTACTACAAAATGACCAAGTGATTGCAACGCAAGAAGTAAGCAAAGCAACAGACTGGAAATATGAATTTAAAGATTTAGCAGCATATGATGCCGAAGGAAAAGCATATAAGTATGAAGTAAAAGAACAAACGGTAGACGGTTATCAAACAGAAATCAAAGGTTATGACATTACAAATACAAAAGTAGGCCAAACAAAAGTAGAAGGAACGAAGACATGGAAAGACGATAATGCAACAGATCGTCCGGTAATGATCAAAGTAGACTTACTACAAAATGACCAAGTGATTGCAACGCAAGAAGTAAGCGAAGCAACAGGCTGGAAATATGAATTCAAAGATTTAGCGGCATACGATGCTGAAGGTAAGGCATATAAGTATGAAGTGAAAGAACAACCAGTAGACGGATACGAATCAAAAGTAAATGGTTATGACATCACGAATACAAAAGTAAGCAAAACAAAAGTAGAAGGAACAAAAATGTGGAAAGACGATAATGCGAAAGATCGTCCGAAAGCAATTAAAGTGGACTTACTACAAAATGGCCAAGTGATTGCAACGCAAGAAGTAAGCAAAGCAACAGACTGGAAATATGAATTTAAAGATTTAGCAGCATATGATGCCGAAGGAAAAGCATATAAGTATGAAGTAAAAGAACAAGCAGTAGACGGATATCAAACAGAAGTATATGGTTATGACATCATGAATACAAAGGTTGGTCAAACAAAAGTAGAAGGAACGAAAACATGGAAAGACGATAATGCGAAAGATCGTCCTACAATGATTAAAGTAGACTTACTACAAAACGGCCAAGTAATCGCAACGCAAGAAGTAAGTGAAGCAAGCGGTTGGAAATATGAATTCAAAGATTTAGCGGCATACGATGCCGAAGGTAAGGCATACAAGTATGAAGTGAAAGAACAACCGGTAAATGGATATCAATCCGAAGTACATGGTTATGACATCACGAATACAAAAGTAAGCCAAACAAAAGTAGAAGGAACGAAGACATGGAAAGACGACAATGCGAAAGATCGTCCAGCAATGATCAAAGTAGACCTACTACAAAATGGTAAAGTGATTGCAACGCAAGAAGTAAACGAAGCAACAGGTTGGAAATATGCATTTACAGACTTAGCGGCATATGATGCCGAAGGTAAGGCATATAAGTATGAAGTGAAAGAACAAAAAGTAGATGGATACCAAACAGAAGTGAATGGTTATGACATCACGAATACAAAGGTGGGCCAAACAAAAGTAGAAGGAACGAAGACATGGAAAGACGACAATGCGAAAGATCGTCCGGCAATGATCAAAGTAGACTTACTACAAAATGGCAAAGTGCTTGCGACACAAGAAGTAAGTGAAGCAAGTGATTGGAAGTATGAATTCAAAGATCTAGCGGCATATGATGCCGAAGGAAAAGCATACAAGTATGAAGTAAAAGAGCAATCGGTAGATGGATATCAAACAGAAGTAAAAGGTTATGACATTACGAATACAAAAGTAGGCGAAACAAAAGTAGAAGGAACGAAAACATGGAAAGACGATAACGCAAAAGATCGTCCTACAATGATTAAAGTAGACTTACTACAAAATGGCCAAGTGGTTGCGACGCAAGAAGTAAGCGAAGCAACAGGCTGGAAGTATGAATTCAAAGATTTAGCGGCATACGATGTCGAAGGTAAGGCATATAAGTATGAAGTGAAAGAACAAAAAGTAGATGGATACCAAACAGAAGTGAATGGTTATGACATCACGAATACAAAGGTGGGCCAAACAAAAGTAGAAGGAACGAAGACATGGAAAGACGACAATGCGAAAGATCGTCCGGCAATGATCAAAGTAGACTTACTACAAAATGGCAAAGTGCTTGCGACACAAGAAGTAAGTGAAGCAAGCGGTTGGAAATATGAATTCAAAGATTTAGCGGCATACGATGCCGAAGGTAAGGCATACAAGTATGAAGTGAAAGAACAACCGGTAAATGGATATCAATCCGAAGTACATGGTTATGACATCACGAATACAAAAGTAAGCCAAACAAAAGTAGAAGGAACGAAGACATGGAAAGACGACAATGCGAAAGATCGTCCAGCAATGATCAAAGTAGACCTACTACAAAATGGTAAAGTGCTTGCGACACAAGAAGTAAGTGAAGCAAGCGGTTGGAAATATGAATTCAAAGATTTAGCGGCATACGATGCCGAAGGTAAGGCATACAAGTATGAAGTGAAAGAACAACCGGTAAATGGATATCAATCCGAAGTACATGGTTATGACATCACGAATACAAAGGTGGGCCAAACAAAAGTAGAAGGAACGAAGACATGGAAAGACGACAATGCGAAAGATCGTCCGGCAATGATCAAAGTAGACTTACTACAAAATGGCAAAGTGCTTGCGACACAAGAAGTAAGTGAAGCAAGCGGTTGGAAATATGAATTCAAAGATTTAGCGGCATACGATGCCGAAGGTAAGGCATACAAGTATGAAGTGAAAGAACAACCGGTAAATGGATATCAATCCGAAGTACATGGTTATGACATCACGAATACAAAAGTAAGCCAAACAAAAGTAGAAGGAACGAAGACATGGAAAGACGACAATGCGAAAGATCGTCCAGCAATGATCAAAGTAGACCTACTACAAAATGGTAAAGTGATTGCAACGCAAGAAGTAGGCGAAGCAACAGGTTGGAAATATGCATTTACAGACTTAGCGGCATATGATGCCGAAGGTAAGGCATATAAGTATGAAGTGAAAGAACAACCGGTAGATGGATATCAATCCGAAGTACATGGTTATGACATCACGAATACAAAAATCAAAGACGAAACAGGTGTAGATCCAAAAGATCCAAAAGATCCAAACACAAATAACGATTCAAAAGTTCCACCTACTGAAGAAAATGATAAGCCGACATCAATGCTTCCTAATACAGGAGGAACATCAGCGGAAATGATTTCAATCGTTGCAGGTATGATATTATTCGTTTTAGGTGGAATTCTATTCACTCGACAACGAATAAAATAA